A genomic region of Rheinheimera sp. MMS21-TC3 contains the following coding sequences:
- a CDS encoding trypsin-like peptidase domain-containing protein, which yields MRKFLLFLLKSIAYGLALAFVLLWALPAFNHLSLPRLHSSANDKLPAPISYNHAVRRAAPAVVNVYTRSTLVDPRALRPRTIERQELGSGVLMSAKGYILTNYHVVYGADHIEVALQDGRWLEAVLIGQDKMTDLAVLYVQADNLPAIPQDPELKPQVGDVVLAIGNPLNLGQTITQGIISANGNTGLSSQGSYRDFMRMDAAINRGNSGGALVNTNGTLVGINAAAYQLENQDVQGIFLAVPYKLALNVMQKIIKHGRVTRSYLGLAGDAVLNASGERLTSSGQLLYGIRITAVSVNGPAAEAGIQVDDIILEMDGQRFENVQAALNLIAETPPNTKVQLTIERNSQRLTITAVTREVI from the coding sequence GTGCGCAAATTTTTATTATTTCTGCTAAAAAGTATCGCTTATGGTTTGGCTTTAGCCTTTGTTTTGCTATGGGCACTGCCTGCATTTAACCATTTAAGCCTACCAAGATTACACTCTTCCGCCAATGACAAACTGCCAGCCCCTATCAGTTATAATCATGCTGTCAGACGCGCAGCCCCTGCTGTAGTCAATGTTTACACCCGTAGTACTTTAGTGGATCCTCGTGCTCTACGACCGCGTACTATTGAACGCCAAGAGCTTGGCTCTGGTGTTTTAATGAGTGCTAAGGGTTATATCTTAACAAATTATCATGTGGTTTATGGTGCTGACCATATTGAGGTCGCTTTACAAGATGGCCGCTGGTTAGAAGCAGTATTAATTGGCCAAGATAAAATGACAGATTTAGCTGTACTTTATGTTCAAGCTGATAATTTACCTGCTATACCACAAGATCCTGAACTTAAACCACAAGTTGGCGATGTAGTATTAGCCATTGGTAATCCATTAAATCTTGGTCAAACCATTACCCAAGGTATTATCAGTGCTAATGGCAATACAGGCTTAAGCTCACAAGGTAGTTACCGTGACTTTATGCGCATGGATGCGGCGATAAACCGTGGTAACTCAGGTGGTGCGCTAGTGAATACCAATGGCACCTTAGTTGGTATCAATGCCGCAGCTTATCAATTAGAGAACCAAGATGTGCAAGGTATCTTTTTAGCTGTGCCTTATAAGCTTGCATTAAATGTTATGCAAAAAATTATCAAGCATGGCCGCGTCACTCGGAGTTATTTAGGTTTAGCCGGCGATGCAGTGCTTAATGCTTCTGGTGAACGTTTAACCTCATCGGGACAATTACTCTATGGTATTAGGATCACAGCCGTTAGCGTTAATGGCCCAGCAGCAGAAGCAGGTATTCAAGTCGATGATATAATTTTGGAAATGGATGGCCAGCGCTTTGAAAATGTGCAAGCAGCATTAAACCTTATTGCAGAAACACCGCCCAACACTAAAGTTCAACTTACTATAGAGCGTAACTCACAACGATTAACAATCACTGCGGTCACTCGCGAGGTTATATAG
- the murA gene encoding UDP-N-acetylglucosamine 1-carboxyvinyltransferase, with protein MQQFLVTGGQPLQGNVTISGAKNAALPILFASLLSASTSTIRNVPKLKDIETTIKLLQLFGAEVSFVDNVVTVDAAGVNNQYAPYELVKTMRASILALGPLLSRFGKAEVSLPGGCAIGARPVNLHIDGLRKMGADIVVENGYIKATSSRLKGANIIMDMVSVTGTENLMMAAVLADGITTIDNAAREPEVVDLAVYLNSMGAKITGAGTDTITIEGIESLHAAEHSVLPDRIETGTFLVAAAVTGGDVTCRNADASELEVVLDKLRKAGVEISTGPDWIRANMTGRQLKAVDVKTVPHPGFPTDMQAQFTVLNVVAHGVGMVTETIFENRFMHVPELQRMGAKIRLEGNTAVCEHSDKLLAAQVMATDLRASASLVIAGLVADGTTIVDRIYHIDRGYEQIEFKLKNLGAQIERVDAPQ; from the coding sequence ATGCAACAATTCTTAGTAACAGGTGGCCAACCTTTACAAGGTAATGTGACCATCTCAGGGGCAAAAAATGCAGCCCTACCAATTTTATTTGCCAGTTTATTATCGGCATCTACCAGCACTATTCGTAATGTGCCTAAATTAAAAGATATTGAAACCACTATTAAGCTTTTACAGTTATTTGGTGCAGAAGTTAGTTTTGTTGACAACGTAGTAACAGTAGATGCTGCTGGTGTTAATAATCAATATGCTCCGTACGAACTGGTTAAAACTATGCGGGCGTCAATATTAGCGCTAGGCCCTTTATTAAGCCGCTTTGGCAAAGCTGAAGTGTCGCTTCCTGGTGGCTGTGCTATTGGTGCTAGGCCGGTCAATTTACATATTGATGGTTTACGTAAGATGGGTGCCGATATAGTAGTAGAAAATGGCTATATCAAAGCAACGTCTAGTCGTTTAAAAGGTGCCAATATCATTATGGATATGGTCAGCGTGACTGGCACAGAAAACTTAATGATGGCTGCAGTGCTTGCTGACGGTATTACTACTATTGATAATGCCGCCCGCGAACCTGAAGTAGTCGATTTAGCCGTGTATTTAAACAGTATGGGCGCTAAAATTACTGGCGCTGGTACTGATACCATAACAATTGAAGGCATTGAGTCTTTGCATGCGGCTGAACATAGCGTCTTACCTGATCGCATTGAAACAGGCACCTTTTTGGTGGCTGCTGCTGTAACCGGAGGCGATGTAACTTGTCGTAATGCTGATGCGTCGGAACTTGAGGTAGTATTAGATAAGTTACGCAAAGCAGGTGTAGAAATTAGCACAGGCCCAGATTGGATCCGCGCTAATATGACCGGCAGACAGCTTAAAGCTGTTGATGTGAAAACAGTACCACATCCTGGGTTTCCTACCGATATGCAAGCTCAGTTTACGGTACTCAACGTTGTGGCTCATGGCGTTGGCATGGTTACAGAGACCATATTTGAAAATCGCTTTATGCATGTTCCTGAGTTACAACGCATGGGTGCTAAAATTCGTTTAGAAGGTAATACTGCCGTTTGTGAGCACAGTGATAAACTTTTAGCTGCACAAGTAATGGCCACAGATCTGCGGGCCTCTGCTAGTTTAGTTATTGCTGGCTTAGTGGCTGATGGCACTACTATTGTCGATAGAATTTATCATATAGACCGTGGTTATGAACAAATTGAGTTTAAGCTAAAGAACTTAGGGGCACAAATAGAGCGAGTAGATGCACCTCAATAG
- a CDS encoding BolA family protein, with protein sequence MDIKQLEQLLLEQLALTEVYVKAEGANYNVIAVGDCFADISRVKQQQMVYGPLMDAIADGTIHAVSIKTFTPTQWRREKLLNPPA encoded by the coding sequence TTGGATATTAAGCAATTAGAACAATTATTATTAGAACAACTGGCGCTAACAGAAGTCTATGTTAAGGCGGAAGGTGCCAACTATAATGTAATAGCTGTAGGTGACTGTTTTGCTGATATTAGTCGGGTAAAACAACAGCAAATGGTTTATGGCCCTTTAATGGACGCAATAGCTGATGGCACTATTCATGCTGTTAGCATCAAGACCTTTACGCCGACACAATGGCGTAGAGAAAAACTTCTTAATCCGCCAGCGTAG
- a CDS encoding STAS domain-containing protein, which translates to MTLKITAVANSIQFEGVLNRDTLILYSPFKLLNTLTGTIQFDFAALTAIDTAGLAWLLQQLAQARDTSLKIELCNVPQQLLSLADVSAVRALLPIVE; encoded by the coding sequence GTGACACTTAAGATTACAGCTGTAGCTAATAGCATTCAGTTTGAAGGCGTCTTAAATCGTGATACGTTAATACTGTATTCACCCTTTAAGTTGTTAAATACGTTAACTGGTACTATACAATTCGATTTTGCTGCATTGACAGCTATAGATACTGCAGGTTTGGCTTGGCTGTTACAACAGCTAGCGCAGGCTCGAGATACTAGCTTGAAAATTGAATTATGTAATGTCCCGCAGCAGCTGTTATCATTAGCTGATGTGAGTGCAGTAAGAGCATTATTGCCAATTGTTGAGTAA
- a CDS encoding phospholipid-binding protein MlaC — MKFKTLLLGMLISVCSLALPVLAEVETYTDPFKMIEVVADRTFTRIAKDQKKIEDNPDYLRVVVNEELIPYIDSRYAALRVIGNAADLRNTPREDLVAFVDAFQEYMIATYAGVFTQYRDQKVMIEPASDIGNRKIISVKTRVIDPGKPDINIEFKLRQSKGSDNWLVFDMVAEGISLLDSKRAELSNIIRQQGLKNVTSLLLEKAKTPISNTKDQAEKAEQK, encoded by the coding sequence ATGAAATTTAAAACCCTTTTATTAGGTATGCTTATTAGCGTTTGTAGCTTAGCTTTACCTGTTTTGGCAGAGGTGGAAACCTATACCGACCCCTTCAAAATGATTGAAGTTGTTGCCGATAGAACTTTCACTCGTATCGCTAAAGATCAGAAAAAAATTGAAGATAACCCTGACTATTTAAGAGTCGTAGTTAATGAGGAGTTAATTCCTTATATAGATAGCCGTTATGCTGCGTTAAGAGTTATTGGTAATGCTGCCGATTTACGCAATACGCCAAGAGAGGATTTAGTTGCTTTTGTTGATGCTTTTCAAGAGTATATGATAGCAACTTATGCGGGGGTCTTTACCCAGTATCGCGATCAAAAAGTGATGATAGAACCAGCATCTGATATAGGTAATCGTAAAATTATTAGTGTAAAAACTAGAGTGATTGACCCTGGTAAGCCAGATATTAATATTGAATTTAAATTACGCCAGAGTAAAGGCAGCGATAATTGGTTAGTCTTTGATATGGTGGCAGAAGGTATTTCGTTGTTAGATAGTAAGCGAGCTGAATTAAGTAATATTATTCGCCAGCAAGGCTTAAAAAATGTGACTAGCCTCTTATTAGAAAAAGCGAAAACACCGATTAGTAATACTAAAGACCAAGCTGAAAAGGCTGAGCAGAAGTGA
- the mlaD gene encoding outer membrane lipid asymmetry maintenance protein MlaD — protein MTTRKIELLVGSFIVLAIAAFFMLALNVANSGVGGGNDTYLLHARFDNIGGLKVRSPVKVGGVVVGRVTAINLDTNRYTPVVTLAINSNYSNFPETSSLAILTSGLLGEQYLGLQPGFIDETVEILADGDYIEDTKSAIVLEELIGQFLFNRGS, from the coding sequence ATGACCACGCGGAAAATTGAATTATTGGTAGGTAGCTTTATAGTTTTAGCTATAGCAGCATTTTTTATGTTGGCACTTAATGTTGCTAACAGCGGGGTAGGCGGTGGCAATGATACCTACTTATTACACGCCAGATTTGATAATATAGGTGGCTTAAAAGTTCGCTCGCCAGTAAAAGTAGGTGGTGTTGTGGTGGGGCGGGTAACTGCGATCAATTTAGACACTAACCGTTATACACCTGTAGTTACTTTGGCTATTAATAGTAACTACAGTAACTTTCCGGAAACGAGCTCGTTAGCAATACTGACATCAGGTTTATTAGGTGAGCAATATCTTGGTTTGCAGCCTGGTTTTATTGATGAAACTGTTGAAATATTAGCTGATGGTGACTATATCGAAGATACTAAGTCGGCAATAGTGCTTGAAGAGTTAATCGGTCAATTTTTATTTAATCGTGGAAGCTAA
- the mlaE gene encoding lipid asymmetry maintenance ABC transporter permease subunit MlaE: MIVNKVQQLGHSALATVQGFGKAGTMLFSALVGKPDIRRNFPLLMRQLYVVGVLSLIIIVVSGLFIGMVLALQGYTVLVKFGAEQMLGPLVALSLLRELGPVVTALLFAGRAGSALTAEIGLMKATEQLSSLEMMAVDPLRRIIAPRFWAGVISMPLLALIFNAVGILGGHLVGVDWLGVDGGGYWSAMQANVDLYQDILNGVIKSFVFAIIVVWIALHKGYDAVPTSEGISRATTETVVTASLTVLAFDFILTAIMFGG; encoded by the coding sequence GTGATTGTAAATAAAGTTCAACAACTAGGGCATTCAGCATTAGCCACTGTGCAAGGCTTTGGTAAAGCAGGCACTATGCTGTTTTCTGCCTTAGTAGGCAAGCCCGATATACGACGTAATTTCCCATTATTAATGCGTCAGTTGTATGTAGTGGGAGTATTGTCGTTAATTATAATAGTTGTTTCAGGGCTGTTTATAGGTATGGTGCTGGCTCTGCAGGGCTATACCGTTTTGGTTAAATTTGGTGCTGAGCAAATGCTTGGGCCTTTAGTTGCACTTAGCTTACTACGTGAGCTAGGGCCTGTAGTGACAGCCTTGTTATTCGCTGGCCGAGCAGGTAGTGCGCTAACGGCAGAAATAGGCTTAATGAAAGCAACGGAACAGTTATCAAGCTTGGAGATGATGGCTGTTGATCCGCTTAGGCGTATTATTGCCCCACGTTTTTGGGCCGGTGTTATTAGCATGCCGCTATTAGCATTAATTTTTAATGCGGTTGGTATCTTAGGGGGCCATTTAGTCGGCGTAGATTGGTTAGGTGTAGATGGTGGTGGCTATTGGTCAGCCATGCAAGCAAACGTCGACTTATATCAAGATATTTTAAATGGCGTCATTAAAAGTTTTGTATTTGCAATTATTGTAGTTTGGATTGCCTTACATAAAGGTTATGACGCTGTACCCACTTCTGAGGGTATTAGCCGAGCCACAACTGAAACGGTCGTAACAGCATCTTTAACTGTGCTGGCTTTCGATTTTATTTTAACTGCAATTATGTTTGGTGGATAA
- a CDS encoding ATP-binding cassette domain-containing protein → MHFSRGDRVIFRDLNMQFPRGKVIAVMGPSGIGKTTLLRLIGGQLKPSQGHIMFDGQDIPALSRSELYQARKKMSMLFQSGALFSDMSVFDNIAFPIREHTKLSESLIRLIVLMKLEAVGLRGARDLMPAELSGGMARRAALARAIALDPKLILYDEPFAGQDPISMGVIVRLIKSLNNALGLTSVVVTHDVHEVMGIADYVYIIAEKSVVGHGTPAELLKHPSALVQQFLKGEADGPVPFHFNAAPYEDELMELAK, encoded by the coding sequence ATGCATTTTAGTCGAGGTGATAGGGTAATATTTCGCGACTTAAATATGCAGTTTCCCCGCGGCAAAGTTATCGCTGTTATGGGCCCTAGCGGTATTGGTAAAACAACTTTGTTGCGTTTAATCGGTGGCCAACTTAAGCCTAGCCAAGGCCACATTATGTTTGATGGCCAAGATATTCCTGCGCTTTCTCGCTCTGAGCTATACCAAGCCCGAAAAAAAATGAGCATGCTGTTTCAAAGCGGTGCCTTGTTTAGTGATATGTCGGTTTTTGATAACATTGCCTTTCCTATTCGGGAGCACACTAAACTCAGCGAATCTTTAATCCGTTTAATAGTACTAATGAAACTAGAGGCGGTAGGTTTAAGGGGCGCAAGAGATTTAATGCCTGCAGAGTTGTCTGGCGGTATGGCACGCCGAGCTGCTTTAGCCCGAGCTATAGCTTTAGATCCTAAATTAATTTTGTATGACGAGCCCTTTGCTGGGCAAGATCCCATTTCAATGGGAGTAATAGTGCGGTTAATTAAGTCGCTTAATAATGCTTTAGGTTTAACTTCGGTTGTAGTAACCCATGACGTGCATGAAGTGATGGGCATAGCTGACTATGTGTATATCATCGCAGAAAAGTCAGTGGTTGGTCATGGTACTCCTGCTGAGTTACTGAAGCATCCCTCAGCGCTAGTTCAGCAATTCTTAAAAGGTGAAGCTGATGGCCCTGTACCCTTCCATTTTAATGCTGCGCCTTACGAGGATGAATTAATGGAGTTGGCTAAGTGA
- a CDS encoding calcium/sodium antiporter, translating to MSPLLIAIIVVFVGLVLLVWSADRLIFGASTVARYTGISPMLIGLTIVALGTSMPEILVSSIAAYKGHLSTAVGNALGSNIINILLIIGLAALLKPIRVTSLTIKREYPLLVAATLLAYFFLSDHFLSRIEGLILIAAFFSFIIFMVYCARTIAVDDPLMQDINNEESPPISLGQAIFWFVLGMLLLLAASQLLVHGSVYIARYIGVSDLVIGLSIVALGTSLPELATSIVGIIKGEVDLALGNIIGSNIINILAVLGISAIIAPGVIDPQASNQDSYIMIAATIILLLMSLRHSRQPRLSKFEGLFLLTAFIAYQYFLFSSFA from the coding sequence TTGTCACCTTTGCTTATCGCGATTATTGTGGTGTTTGTTGGTTTAGTGCTTCTGGTATGGAGCGCTGACCGCTTAATTTTTGGTGCTTCGACAGTCGCCCGCTACACAGGCATATCACCTATGCTTATCGGCTTGACTATAGTAGCACTAGGCACCTCTATGCCAGAAATTCTAGTTTCTTCTATTGCAGCCTATAAAGGCCATTTAAGCACAGCAGTTGGCAATGCCCTTGGCTCAAATATTATCAATATTTTATTAATTATTGGCCTAGCCGCTTTATTAAAACCTATCCGTGTCACCTCACTAACCATTAAACGTGAATACCCTTTATTAGTTGCAGCAACGTTATTGGCTTACTTCTTTTTATCTGATCACTTTCTTAGTCGAATTGAAGGCTTAATATTAATAGCCGCTTTTTTCAGCTTTATAATATTTATGGTGTATTGCGCTCGCACCATAGCAGTTGATGATCCGCTAATGCAGGATATCAATAACGAAGAAAGTCCACCTATTTCCTTAGGTCAAGCCATTTTTTGGTTTGTGCTAGGTATGCTGCTATTACTTGCTGCTTCACAGTTATTGGTTCACGGCTCTGTATATATAGCACGCTATATAGGCGTTAGTGACTTAGTTATAGGCTTATCTATCGTTGCTTTAGGCACTAGTTTGCCAGAGTTAGCAACTAGTATTGTTGGTATAATAAAAGGTGAAGTGGATTTAGCCCTAGGTAATATTATTGGCTCAAACATTATTAACATATTGGCCGTGCTAGGTATAAGTGCCATTATTGCTCCAGGCGTTATAGATCCACAAGCGAGTAACCAGGACAGTTATATTATGATAGCTGCAACTATTATCTTGCTGCTTATGTCGCTACGACACAGTCGGCAACCACGACTAAGTAAATTTGAAGGTCTATTTTTATTAACTGCATTTATTGCTTATCAATATTTTTTATTTTCATCCTTTGCTTAA
- a CDS encoding KpsF/GutQ family sugar-phosphate isomerase, with protein sequence MSTDFRIRAKEVIAIEASAVEQLAQYIDDEFNYACELIINSKGKTIVSGMGKSGHIANKIAATLASTGTPAFSIHPGEASHGDLGMLSAEDVVIAISNSGETAEMLTIVPVIKRRGIKLIAITGNPDSTLAKFADAHLCVKVDQEACPLGLAPTSSTTATLVMGDALAMTLLDARGFSADDFALSHPGGSLGRKLLLRLDDVMHKDDKVPIVSINATIKDALLEISKKGLGMTAIVDQEGVLAGIFTDGDLRRILDQRLDIHSSLISDVMTRHCITANSQMLAAEALQVLQQKKINGLIVVNSTNIPVGAMNMHDLLRAGVL encoded by the coding sequence ATGAGCACCGATTTTCGTATTCGCGCCAAAGAAGTTATTGCCATTGAAGCCAGTGCTGTAGAGCAACTAGCCCAATATATCGATGATGAATTCAATTATGCCTGTGAACTTATTATTAATAGTAAAGGTAAAACCATAGTATCGGGTATGGGTAAATCTGGGCATATCGCTAATAAAATAGCAGCCACACTGGCCTCTACAGGTACTCCCGCTTTTTCTATCCATCCAGGCGAAGCCAGCCATGGTGACTTGGGCATGCTATCTGCGGAAGATGTGGTTATTGCAATTTCTAATTCTGGTGAAACAGCAGAAATGTTAACTATAGTGCCGGTTATCAAGCGGCGCGGCATTAAACTTATCGCTATCACTGGCAATCCTGACTCTACTTTAGCTAAATTTGCTGATGCCCACTTATGTGTAAAAGTTGACCAAGAAGCCTGCCCGTTAGGTTTAGCTCCTACTTCCAGCACAACGGCAACCTTAGTTATGGGTGATGCCCTTGCTATGACATTACTAGATGCCCGCGGCTTTTCAGCAGATGATTTTGCCTTATCACACCCTGGTGGCAGCCTAGGCCGCAAACTATTACTGCGTTTAGACGATGTGATGCATAAAGACGATAAGGTACCTATAGTTAGTATTAATGCCACTATTAAAGATGCCTTATTAGAGATTTCGAAAAAAGGCTTAGGAATGACAGCTATAGTCGACCAAGAAGGTGTATTAGCCGGTATTTTTACTGATGGCGATTTAAGGCGTATTTTAGATCAACGCTTAGATATCCATAGTTCATTAATTAGCGATGTTATGACTAGGCATTGCATTACGGCTAATAGCCAAATGTTAGCCGCAGAAGCTTTACAAGTATTACAGCAGAAAAAAATTAATGGTTTAATTGTTGTCAATAGCACTAACATCCCTGTGGGAGCCATGAATATGCACGATTTATTACGTGCTGGGGTGCTATAA
- the kdsC gene encoding 3-deoxy-manno-octulosonate-8-phosphatase KdsC: MSLFSQLYQDISDNVIARAANIKLLICDVDGVFSDGRIYLGNNGEELKAFHTRDGYGIKALRNAGIEVAIITGRTSTIVQQRMTSLTVPYIYQGQENKIAAFTDIQSQLQLSPNQIAYIGDDLADWQVMQYCGLAVAVADAHPYLRVNAHYNTSLNGGFGAVRELCDLLLISQNKFMLFDGSST; encoded by the coding sequence ATGTCGCTATTTTCTCAGCTATATCAAGATATAAGCGATAACGTTATTGCTCGGGCTGCTAATATAAAACTATTAATTTGCGATGTTGATGGTGTGTTTTCTGATGGCCGTATTTATCTTGGCAATAATGGTGAAGAATTAAAAGCTTTTCATACCCGCGATGGCTATGGCATTAAAGCTTTACGTAATGCAGGTATTGAGGTCGCCATTATTACTGGGCGAACTTCAACAATAGTCCAACAAAGAATGACATCCTTAACCGTCCCCTATATTTACCAAGGCCAAGAAAATAAAATCGCCGCTTTTACTGATATTCAATCACAGCTGCAACTTAGTCCCAACCAAATTGCCTACATAGGCGATGACTTAGCTGACTGGCAAGTCATGCAGTATTGCGGTTTAGCCGTAGCAGTAGCTGATGCTCACCCTTATTTGCGAGTAAATGCTCACTATAACACTAGCTTAAATGGCGGTTTTGGCGCTGTCCGCGAATTATGCGATTTATTATTAATTAGTCAAAATAAATTTATGCTCTTTGATGGTAGCAGCACATGA
- the lptC gene encoding LPS export ABC transporter periplasmic protein LptC, with amino-acid sequence MRKLLVLLVLALVLTASYLWFKPDNNTALVSADQKLQPDYIASEISRTLYNDQGYKTDSVTAVRLEHFDQLGFTHFEQPIYTLYNNQHQPSWTAHSQTATWYPEDRIILEHKVIIESLLQNELIERIETDTLEMLFPDNRLQNNQPVRVIGKGFIIEGVGIQADLTNKTLHLLQHNKTVYQNES; translated from the coding sequence ATGAGAAAGCTATTGGTATTATTAGTTTTAGCTCTGGTTTTAACCGCCAGTTATTTATGGTTTAAACCTGACAACAACACAGCCCTAGTGTCTGCTGATCAAAAATTACAACCCGATTATATTGCCAGTGAAATCAGCCGAACCTTATATAACGATCAAGGCTACAAAACTGACTCTGTAACAGCAGTACGTTTAGAACATTTTGACCAGCTAGGTTTTACCCATTTTGAGCAGCCTATTTATACCTTATATAACAACCAGCATCAGCCTAGTTGGACGGCACATAGCCAAACAGCAACTTGGTACCCTGAAGATAGAATAATTCTAGAACATAAGGTTATTATTGAAAGCTTATTGCAGAATGAACTGATAGAACGCATAGAAACAGATACACTAGAAATGCTATTCCCTGACAACCGTTTACAAAATAATCAACCAGTGCGTGTAATAGGTAAAGGTTTTATTATTGAAGGTGTAGGCATTCAGGCAGACTTAACCAACAAAACCTTACACTTATTACAACATAATAAAACGGTATACCAAAATGAAAGCTAA
- the lptA gene encoding lipopolysaccharide transport periplasmic protein LptA, with translation MKANYITATAILLITFSSIAAVPDYKQQIQIDADNLSSIKEDVLTYRNNVIITQGSMKMTADLLEIDASAGKGNEVYLATGQPVKYSQRMEDGKLVTAEAKSMRYEPSTRILTLSGDAELAQSGSVVQASTIRYNVEKQQLNADSNKTKRVTTIFTPEEKDNP, from the coding sequence ATGAAAGCTAACTATATTACAGCCACAGCTATATTGTTAATAACATTTAGCTCTATTGCCGCTGTTCCAGATTACAAGCAACAAATTCAAATTGACGCCGATAACTTATCTTCGATCAAAGAAGATGTTTTGACATACCGCAACAATGTCATTATTACTCAAGGCTCAATGAAAATGACTGCTGATCTATTAGAGATTGATGCCAGTGCTGGTAAAGGTAATGAAGTCTATCTTGCTACTGGCCAACCAGTAAAATATTCACAACGAATGGAAGATGGCAAACTCGTTACTGCTGAAGCTAAAAGCATGCGCTATGAACCATCAACACGCATCCTAACTCTTAGTGGCGACGCCGAGCTGGCACAGAGTGGTAGCGTAGTTCAAGCATCAACTATTCGTTATAACGTTGAAAAACAGCAATTGAATGCCGATAGTAATAAGACCAAGCGCGTAACAACTATTTTTACGCCAGAGGAAAAAGATAACCCATGA
- the lptB gene encoding LPS export ABC transporter ATP-binding protein, giving the protein MKLVAAHLAKSYKGRQVVKDVSLEVNAGQIVGLLGPNGAGKTTTFYMIVGLVPSDKGSITLNNEDMTFEPIHARARKGIGYLPQESSIFRKLSVYDNLMAILQTRKSLSRAKREEIADELLEEFHIGHIKHNLGMSLSGGERRRVEIARALAAEPAFILLDEPFAGVDPISVLDIKKIIQHLGQRGIGVLITDHNVRETLDVCEIAYIVSHGELIASGPPQQVLADQKVRDVYLGEQFRL; this is encoded by the coding sequence ATGAAGTTAGTCGCAGCACATCTGGCCAAAAGCTATAAAGGCCGACAAGTAGTAAAAGATGTCAGCCTAGAGGTCAATGCCGGCCAAATAGTTGGCTTACTCGGCCCCAATGGTGCCGGAAAAACGACAACTTTTTATATGATAGTAGGCTTAGTCCCCTCAGATAAAGGCAGCATAACCCTTAATAATGAAGATATGACTTTTGAGCCTATTCATGCCAGAGCCAGAAAAGGCATAGGTTATTTACCTCAAGAAAGCTCTATTTTTAGAAAGCTTAGCGTGTATGATAATTTAATGGCTATTTTACAAACGCGCAAATCTTTAAGCCGCGCTAAGCGTGAAGAAATAGCAGATGAGCTATTAGAAGAATTTCATATTGGCCATATCAAACATAATTTAGGTATGAGCTTATCGGGTGGTGAGCGGCGACGAGTAGAAATTGCTCGCGCTTTAGCAGCCGAGCCTGCTTTTATTTTATTAGATGAGCCTTTTGCTGGCGTTGACCCTATTTCAGTTTTAGATATCAAAAAAATTATTCAACATTTAGGCCAACGTGGTATAGGTGTCTTAATTACCGATCATAACGTACGCGAAACACTAGACGTCTGTGAAATAGCCTACATAGTTAGTCATGGTGAACTGATTGCCTCTGGGCCACCACAACAAGTGCTAGCTGACCAAAAAGTACGAGATGTATACTTGGGTGAGCAATTCAGGCTATAG